A stretch of DNA from Odontesthes bonariensis isolate fOdoBon6 chromosome 2, fOdoBon6.hap1, whole genome shotgun sequence:
CCGGCGGCGTGCGGCAGAGTACGGTAAAGTATGGCTATATCCTGGATGGGCGTGGCCTGTTCCCAGTGACAGACGGCCCGGTCGCCGTGGGGACGGCCCGGTTGCCGTGAGGGACAGCCGGCTCAGTCCAGCAGCGTGCCTTGCTCCTGGGCCCGGGTCAGGCTGTCTTTGCGGTGCAGGTGGTGCACGCCCATCCTCTTCGGGCTCTTCTGAGGTCGCTGCGGCGCGGCGGCGGCGAGGGCGGGGTCAAAGTCCAGGAGGCGGGACGAGATGACGGGCAGATCGCAGGGGAGCATGTCTCGCTCTTCGGCCgagctctcctcttcctcctcctcctcgttcCTGCAGGCATCTGCGGCGCCGGGCGCCACGCAGCCCGCTGTGGCGCCGGCGGCGTCCTCCAGGTTCATGAGCAGACGCTCGCCCTCCTCCGCGTCCCCGCCGCCGCGGCGTCCCTTCCTGCCGGGCCGCGGCTCCGTGTCCGTGTCCGTGTCCAGGCTGGACCCGCGGCTCGGTGTCCAGCTGCGTGCGGATGAGCCCTCCTCGCCGTCCGAGTAGGCCGCCCGGTGGCggtctgaggaggaggaggccccGCCCCCTGCGGCCTGTCTCCGCCTCTGCAGCTCCTGAGCCATCTGGCTGCCGAACGCCGTTCGCTGCGTCAGAGCGCCCTCGCAGGATGGCGCCATCTTCTCCACGAACATCCGCTGCCAGTTAGCGAGCAGGTCTTCCTCCGAGCTGCCGGAGCTCGCCAGGACGCTGGGCGCCTGCGGGAGAGGGGGCGGGGCCACAAGGGTTAGTGACATCACAACACGCCTCGGATCAGTAAGTTCGGAAACATTTAAAGACAGAAAAACTGGCGTCCACCAGAGAGAGAGTCCTCCTGGAACTCCAGGACTCGTCCTCCTGGAACTCCAGGACTCGTCCTCCTGGAACTCCAGGACTCGTCCTCCTGGACCTCCAGGACTCGTCCTCCTGGAACTCCAGGACCTCCTGGACCCTGCATCTCACCTGCGGGGGGCTGCTGAAGGGGCTGGACTGGCTGGACAGCGGCTCACTGGCGGCGTCCCGCTGGGACGGCGGCGTGCGCTGGTGGGCGCCGCCGGAGCCggaggagggggcggggcttccgggCCCCGGCCGCTCGTCCTCGCTCTGCACCAGGCTCAGCGAGATGGCCTGCCGGGTGGCGTAGGTACAGTTGGGCAGCGGCGAGTTTTTGGGGATCTTGACTTTGTCGTCGGAGGAGAACTCGATGACCTTCCGGCCGGGGTAGAGCGGGTGGGGCGGTGGCGGCGCCGGGTACGGGTTCAGCTTCTCAAAGGACGGCGCCGCGCCCACCTCCTCGTCCAGGCTGCTCTGACTGCGGCAGGACCCGTTCTGCTGCGCCTCCGGGCCGCCCGCCGGCTCCCGGGCCTCCCGCGCCTCGGCACCGGCCGGGCCCGTCATGTCCACGTGCACGAAGACGTCCTCGGCCACCGGCCGGCCGCAGCTGCTGGACTGGGCGGAGTTCAGGACCAGCGGCTCGGGTTTCTCCAGCACGCGGGCAATGACGGAGGTGGGCACCACGTCGGCCGGCGTCAGGCTGAGCGTGTCCGGGTCCTGGGGCCCGTGGGCGGGGCCTCGCTCCGGGaggctgctcttcatgtgctTGTTCAGCATGTCCTGAAGCTCGGAGGGCAGCtgaaacacacgtgcacatcaGAGGGGTGAGGACGCAGcacttcctgcttcctgtcagGCTCCTTAAAGGGCCGGCGCACTTTATTTcagcatcacacacacacacagatgacatcacacacccacacacacagatgtagtggtgcaacggatcataaTTGATCCGTGATCCGAATGGATTTCTCTCTACGGTTCGGTATGTACGTGGTCCGCGGATTGGTTgacgaaataaataaataataaataaggaggCGTGTTTATGTGGAGGCCGCGCGCCTATTCAACCTAAAGGAGAAAAGCACAGTGGTAGCCATGGCTagcggaggaggagaggaacttGGAAACCCCCCTGCATCATTTAAGTCGCATGTATGGGCacattttggcttccctgtcacATACAATGACGATGGACGAAGGGTGGTGGATAAAACAATTACGGTATGTCGGCATTGTGGCACGAGAAAGCCATATGAGAGTGGAACTACGTCCAGCATGGCAGCGCATTTGAAGCGCCATCATCCTGGCATGTTAGCTCCTGCGTCAGGCTCCAAGACGAGTGCTGCGCATCAACCACTAATCACAGCGACATTTAAACACCCTTTAGCAGCAGAATCTGACAGGGCCAAAGCTATAACAAATGTTATCGGAGTGTTTATAGCTGCAGACATGAGGCCATACTCTGTTGCGCAAAACAAGGGATTTAAACATCTGCTCAATGTGCTTGAGCCACATTATGAAATTCCCTTGCGCACCCACTTCAGTGAAAAGATCGTGCCAAGTCTGTATGAGCAGGAAAAGTTCAAAATTGTTACGGAATTGTCCCAGGCTACTTCTGTTGCGCTAACCACAGACGGGTGGACCTCcagagcaacagaaagctaTGCAACTGTGACCGCTCACTATATCACAGCGAACTGGGAGATGTGAAGCCCTGTGCTGCAGACACGTCGCCTCTATGAGTCACACAAGCTCCAATCTAGCGCAGGTAGAAGCCGTGGCAGAGTGGAAGATAAGAGACCCAATACAAATATCCCGGTCACAACAGATAATGCTGAAAATCAGATTAAGTTTAGGTCTGCTTTAGTTCTGCTCATTTCATTCTATTTGATGTGTGCATACATAGGtcagtttttatttaaactCCATGTTTAGAAGGCTTCATGCCTTAAATTGCCCTTTGAGTTTTTTGTACACTGACCATTTAAAGGATGAAAGTGTCATGTCTTATATTGTActttaatttgtgtttatatttttcattttatttaagcATTGAATTGACATCTTGGGTTACATGTTTTATTTAGTGAACAAAAAAGGTTGCAATCAGTGTTCTactaaataaatgtaaagcaaAGTTAAATTTTTGTCTAGTTTTTctgctgatccgaaaaatgatccgatccgCGACTCAAAACCGTGATACGATCCGAACCGTCAGctttttgatccgttgcaccactactcagatgacatcacacacacagatgacaTCACACCAGCTGATGGTCACTCCCTGCAGTTACTATGATATAAACTCTGATAGTTTTATGAGGACCGAGTCCCCACAACATGGGTAAAACACGCAGGTACTCACGTCGGCGAACTTGTGGTTCCTGAAGTGCGATTTGTTGCATTTGAGCAGCTGAACGGCCAAGTTGCAGTCCTGCCTGTAGCgctcctacacacacacacacacacacaccgacctGCATTTGTGCACGTGAGTCAGAGGGCAGGTTTGTGCCTGGCACAGTCTGAGCGTGCTCAGTGTGAACCAGCATGAATGAACATCTGCTCTGTGGCCTTTAAGCTCTAAAGCTGTTAAAATGGTTCAGTAACAATCAGCCTgagtaaacaaaatgtttgtttgttggttGGTTTTTCTCACGTTGAGCTCCTCCAGGTGGTCGATGGTGTTTTTGGCGTCCAGCAGTTTGTTGGTGAGCTCCACGATCTCCTGGTCCATCGTCTTTTTGTCCCTCTCCACCTTCCGCAgctgtgggcggagcaaagacAACGTGTCAGACTGTCCGTCACAGCTGAGGAGCCAATCAGCAGCTGACAGGAGGCGGGGCTTCATTTCCAAATACATTCAGATCATGTGGGAACGAACCTGACTCTGATCACTCAGAAACATTTACAGACGACTTCTTACTACATCGATAAGTTCTCCGTACTTCACACTTCCTGATCCATCACAGTTCTCCCAGATCATTTGAATGCTGTAACAGTCAGCAGCGCCGCACAGATGCATTATGGGATGCAGTGGAGTGGCTGCAACTATAAAGAGATCGATCAGATCTGAGAGGATCTCGATCAAAGCGCTGAAGCTGAAATCTGATCAATAAAAAGCGGCTACAGCTGAAGCTTGCATGGCAGTAACATTAGCATGTCTGCTTCTCATCAGATCAGGGCGCTCTGCGGCAGTTAGCAACGCGCAAGTTAGCAACGCGCAAGTTAGCAACGCGCCACGCTACTACACATGTGCAGCTGCGAGTGCATCAGCGGCTCAGTTAAACTCCCCATGAAATGTCACATCTTTGCTCATGTGTCACATGTGTCTGCGACCTATCTGCCAGGTGCCAGCAACTCATTTGCCACATGCCAGCAACTCATCTGCCACACATCTGTACGTCTGCCACATGCCGGCAACTCATCTGCCACACATCTGTACGTCTGCCACATGCCAGCAACTCATCTGCCACACATCTGTACGTATGCCACATGCCGGCAACTCATCTGCCACACATCTGTACGTCTGCCACATGCCGGCAACTCATCTGCCACACATCTGTACGTCTGCCACATGCCGGCAACTCATCTGCCACATGCCAGCAACTCATCTGCCACACATCTGTACGTCTGCCACATGCCAGCAACTCATCTGCCACACATCTGTACGTATGCCACATGCCAGCAACTCATCTGCCACAGATCTGTACTTCTGCTACATGCCGGCAAATCATCTGCCATACATCTGTACGTCTGCCACACGCCGGCAACTCATCTGCCACAGATCTGTACTTCTGCTACATGCCGGCAAATCATCTGCACGTCTGCCACACGCCGGCAACTCATCTGCCACACATCTGTACGTCTGCCACACGCCGGCAACTCATCTGCCACACATCTGTACGTCTGCCACACGCCGGCAATTCATCTGCCACACGCCGGCAACTCATCTGCCACACATCTGTACGTCTGCCACACGCCGGCAACTCATCTGCCACACATCTGTACGTCTGCCACACGCCGGCAACTCATCTGCCACACATCTGTACGTCTGCCACACATCTGTACATCTGTCACACGCCTTTGATTTATCTGCCACATGGCAGCTACACATCTGCCACACGCCTTTGACTTATCTGCCACACGTCTTTGACTTATCTGCCACACGTCTTTGATTTATCTGCCACATGGCAGCGACACATCTGCCACACGTCTTTGATTTATCTGCCACATGGCAGCGACACATCTGCCACACGTCTTTGATTTATCTGCCACATGGCAGCGACACATGTCAAGCAGCACGCCATGAGGTCTGAGCAGCACGCCATGAGGTCTGAGCAGCACGCCATGAGGTCTGAGCAGCACGCCATGAGGTCTGAGCAGCACGCCATGTTTCAGCTTGTTTTTAATCTACAAAAGGTTTGTGTTGACACATGGAGCTGAGCCACAAACATATTTTACAGATGGAGGAGGAGCTGAAATGCAGCTGATGGCGTTTCAAACCCTGACTGCAACGACCTGGTGTTCAAACattcagacagaaaacagaagaagaagaagaagaaaactgaaGATGGAGGGATGAAGGTGGAGGAAGATGATTGAAACGCAACTGCATGAACCCATGTCTGACTGACGGCGGCCTGATGaaggtgatgatgatgaagatgagtcCATCAGAGAGCAGCGTGAGGAAGGAAAGAAGAGATGAAGAAGGACAGTCAGACAAACAGGAAGTTGGAAAACAAGTCATTAGAACGAGTCATTCTGTTGTCACACTCGTCAGAACACCTGAGGTCCAGCTTCCTCTCACCTTTTCTGATTCAAGTCTTAACCAGAACCAAAAACCGGACAGAGAGACGCTTTGTGATCAGATGGACCGAACTGAAAACAGATGCCATCTCCAGTTTAACCACCAGGTGGCAGCACCTGTTTCCATCTGTGTGGACTACATCACAGTTGGATCAGCTGGCTCTCCTCAGGTGTTCTGAACGCACTGATCGAACAGTTCTGCTGGTAACAGTCTGATCTTAGATCCGCTTCAGTTTGATCTCATAAAGCTGTTAAACATGATGACTTTCACACGTTAAAGAAGAACCTGAAGGGTTCTGATGTCATAGACGCACAACCAATCACTGTTACCTGTTGATTCATTTATCAAGTTATTTATATTTGATGTTTCCTCAGAttaagagaaataaagtctgtaaCCAGGGTTCGGGCTGCAGCTCTATGAGCCGAACGGTTCTGTCTGCTTCTCTTTTCAACAGGTTAAATGTTGATGTTTGAGCTCAGAGTGATGTCATCGACCACAACAGCTTCCTGCAGCCACTCTGACCTCTGCGCCCATGGCAACCGTCCTGCTGTCAATCAGGACTTTTCCACAGTTTATCAATAAACAGCCTCAGAGTGCATGTTCATTAAGACATTGATCAGCTGTGGGCTGAGTGAAATCAATAAGCTCAACACACAGGACCCATTTATTATCAGTGAGGTCACTAACTCCACTAACCAATCAGGAGCTTCTTTACAGAGCTGTCAGGATGAGAGGCACGAGGCGATTGATCATGTGATCGATCAGCTCTGCcggatgtatgtgtgtgtgactgtacaGCAAAACTTAAACACAGTTTGTGATTGATCCCACACACTGCACGTAATCAATAGTTCAACGAGCCAATCAGTGAACTTTACCAGGGCGTGGAGCTTC
This window harbors:
- the tjap1 gene encoding tight junction-associated protein 1 isoform X2, with the translated sequence MKCEGAAHNSGPTDRPEPGQVGRGPRMTSAAPARKPYRKAPPQHRETRHALPTAPPPPAPQLDINQEALSDPDRIRILQQQNEDLQRRLSLSTHKMEAMEVEFDGSRHYMEAELSRTRDDLDKMRDKFRRLQNSYTASQRANQDLEEKLHALLRKVERDKKTMDQEIVELTNKLLDAKNTIDHLEELNERYRQDCNLAVQLLKCNKSHFRNHKFADLPSELQDMLNKHMKSSLPERGPAHGPQDPDTLSLTPADVVPTSVIARVLEKPEPLVLNSAQSSSCGRPVAEDVFVHVDMTGPAGAEAREAREPAGGPEAQQNGSCRSQSSLDEEVGAAPSFEKLNPYPAPPPPHPLYPGRKVIEFSSDDKVKIPKNSPLPNCTYATRQAISLSLVQSEDERPGPGSPAPSSGSGGAHQRTPPSQRDAASEPLSSQSSPFSSPPQAPSVLASSGSSEEDLLANWQRMFVEKMAPSCEGALTQRTAFGSQMAQELQRRRQAAGGGASSSSDRHRAAYSDGEEGSSARSWTPSRGSSLDTDTDTEPRPGRKGRRGGGDAEEGERLLMNLEDAAGATAGCVAPGAADACRNEEEEEEESSAEERDMLPCDLPVISSRLLDFDPALAAAAPQRPQKSPKRMGVHHLHRKDSLTRAQEQGTLLD
- the tjap1 gene encoding tight junction-associated protein 1 isoform X1, translated to MKCEGAAHNSGPTDRPEPGQVGRGPRMTSAAPARKPYRKAPPQHRETRHALPTAPPPPAPQLDINQEALSDPDRIRILQQQNEDLQRRLSLSTHKMEAMEVEFDGSRHYMEAELSRTRDDLDKMRDKFRRLQNSYTASQRANQDLEEKLHALAAVSQTWVHALRKVERDKKTMDQEIVELTNKLLDAKNTIDHLEELNERYRQDCNLAVQLLKCNKSHFRNHKFADLPSELQDMLNKHMKSSLPERGPAHGPQDPDTLSLTPADVVPTSVIARVLEKPEPLVLNSAQSSSCGRPVAEDVFVHVDMTGPAGAEAREAREPAGGPEAQQNGSCRSQSSLDEEVGAAPSFEKLNPYPAPPPPHPLYPGRKVIEFSSDDKVKIPKNSPLPNCTYATRQAISLSLVQSEDERPGPGSPAPSSGSGGAHQRTPPSQRDAASEPLSSQSSPFSSPPQAPSVLASSGSSEEDLLANWQRMFVEKMAPSCEGALTQRTAFGSQMAQELQRRRQAAGGGASSSSDRHRAAYSDGEEGSSARSWTPSRGSSLDTDTDTEPRPGRKGRRGGGDAEEGERLLMNLEDAAGATAGCVAPGAADACRNEEEEEEESSAEERDMLPCDLPVISSRLLDFDPALAAAAPQRPQKSPKRMGVHHLHRKDSLTRAQEQGTLLD